A genomic stretch from Xenopus laevis strain J_2021 chromosome 6S, Xenopus_laevis_v10.1, whole genome shotgun sequence includes:
- the nxpe3l.1.S gene encoding NXPE family member 3, producing the protein MPPTLMATMRRISPVWLLCLLFFAWFAYRSQWMKLHHVSRWFYLLHTIPHNNSSPASMDQELQTLMKVIEWPEPPGPTDYEFSTSPFTTEFHMLFPHATYYVGEYVEVLIIARDHKGRPKAYGGDYFQAKLHSPMLKAGVTGSVTDHRNGTYTASFLLLWPGQVEISITLVHSTEAIAILKDKRETRPDKVFFYGYFDGTNETMECNVELAGPDICEYHDPKTGESWFCKKPKQIPCNAYKGHSSSSSVHLRDILTPEEALFLDKSVKEKLISSKVGAFMVLPPKNNTDYRRICSSGLPIPNPSGFYYQDVWQSRVCRNRAFLTPSHITECLSGKVIYMFGDSTTQQWWNFLLQFIPSLQRQELHMKPPAPQLAMDPTHTFAVQWQAHQKPLTMNYSDKEELYYIANELDRIGGSKEGLVIVINCLAHFVSFPLRFYVRRLHTIRESVLRLMKRSPLAKVFIKSGNTGYMYTHGSDWLSLQLDMVMRAMFSGLPVVILDVWQMTSCHYEPHYLHPGPIIVKNQIDLMLSFICPK; encoded by the exons ATGCCTCCTACCCTGATGGCTACAATGAGACGGATTTCTCCTGTCTGGCTCCTCTGTCTTCTGTTCTTTGCTTGG TTTGCTTACAGGTCTCAGTGGATGAAGCTTCATCATGTCTCCAGGTGGTTTTATTTGTTGCATACAATCCCACATAATAATTCTTCCCCTGCTTCCATGGATCAAGAACTTCAGACCCTGATGAAGGTGATTGAGTGGCCTGAGCCTCCAGGTCCCACAGATTATGAATTCTCCACCAGTCCATTTACTACAGAGTTCCACATGCTGTTCCCACATGCCACGTATTATGTTGGAGAATATGTAGAAGTTCTCATCATAGCGCGGGACCACAAAGGCCGACCAAAAGCCTATGGAGGGGATTATTTTCAGGCCAAACTGCACTCCCCAATGCTGAAAGCAGGAGTCACCGGCTCAGTCACAGACCATAGAAACGGCACCTACACGGCCTCCTTCCTACTGCTCTGGCCGGGGCAAGTGGAGATCTCCATAACACTTGTCCATTCCACTGAGGCCATAGCCATCCTCAAAGACAAGAGGGAGACTCGTCCTGACAAG GTCTTCTTCTATGGATACTTTGATGGAACCAATGAAACGATGGAATGTAATGTAGAACTGGCAGGACCTGATATCTGTGAATATCATGACCCAAAAACCGGAGAGTCATGGTTCTGCAAGAAGCCAAAACAGATTCCGTGCAATGCATATAAGGgccattcatcatcatcatcagtacACCTCCGAGATATTCTCACTCCAGAAGAAGCACTATTCCTAGATAA GTCTGTAAAGGAGAAGCTGATTTCATCCAAAGTTGGAGCATTTATGGTGTTGCCCCCAAAAAACAACACAG ATTATAGAAGAATTTGTTCCTCGGGGCTTCCAATCCCAAACCCTTCTGGGTTTTATTACCAGGACGTCTGGCAATCCCGCGTCTGCAGAAACAGAGCTTTTCTTACTCCTTCTCACATTACCGAATGTCTATCTGGGAAGGTCATTTATATGTTTGGGGACTCAACAACTCAACAGTGGTGGAATTTTCTGTTGCAATTTATACCAT CTCTACAGAGACAAGAGCTCCATATGAAGCCTCCAGCCCCACAGTTGGCGATGGACCCAACACATACATTTGCAGTGCAATGGCAGGCCCACCAGAAACCACTGACCATGAATTATTCTGATAAGGAGGAATTGTATTACATTGCCAATGAACTGGACAGGATAGGTGGATCCAAAGAAGGTCTAGTGATTGTTATAAATTGCTTGGCACATTTCGTCTCATTCCCACTTAGATTTTACGTCAGGAGACTTCATACCATTCGGGAATCTGTGCTACGGCTAATGAAACGAAGCCCATTAGCCAAAGTTTTCATCAAGTCTGGTAACACTGGATACATGTATACCCATGGCAGTGACTGGTTGTCCCTTCAGCTGGACATGGTAATGAGAGCCATGTTCTCTGGACTGCCTGTTGTTATACTGGATGTTTGGCAGATGACTTCCTGCCATTATGAACCCCATTACCTGCACCCAGGACCAATCATTGTAAAAAATCAGATAGATTTAATGCTGTCATTCATTTGTCCCAAATGA